Within the Candidatus Ozemobacteraceae bacterium genome, the region TGTCGGCCAGAACCTCGACCGCGGTGGGAAGTTCGTCGCGTACGACCCGAGCGTAATAGCAGCAGTAATCCTTCGCCGTGAACGCGTTCAGATACCCGCCGATCCGGTCGAAGGCCCGGGCGATATCCTTCGGGGAGCGTTTCCCGGTTCCCTTGAACATCATGTGTTCGATGAAATGGGAGACGCCGAGCAGCCGGGGGTCCTCGTAGAGAACGCCGCTGCGGAAAAACATCCCGATCGATACGCTCTGGACCGTCGAGAAGGTCTCGGCAACGACCTTCACGCCGTTGTCCAGCCGCGTCTTGAAAAAAGGCGTTCCGCTCATGATTCACTGTTCTCCCGGCCCGGTTTCGTCGGATGTATACCGAGCGTTATACTGTCCGGCGCCGGAGCGGCATCGGCCGGAGCTTCGGCAGGGGCAGCCACGGGAGGCCGTTCCGGCGCGAGACCACCGTCGCCAGGCCCGGCATCGGCATCGGCGGACGTGGGCGCCTGGTCGTCCGCGAGGGAGCGTTCGCCATCCATCTCGGCGGTGACGTCGCGGCTTTCGGCCGGGGGCAAATCGCCCGGCAGATCGGCTTCGGGAAGCGAAAGCTCTTTGAGACTCCTGATGCCGAAGTAGTAGAGAAAGTCCTGCGTCGTCGAGTAAAGGCGGGGCCTGCCGAGAACCGGTTTTTCCCCCGACACGAAGATCAGCTTCTTCTCGAGAAGGGTGGCGACGACTCCGTCGCAGTTGACGCCGCGAATCGCCTCGATCTCGGCGCGCGTGATCGGCTGTTTGAATGCGATGACGGCCAGCGTTTCGAGCGCAGGCAGGGAGAGACTGACGAGCTTCTGGCCCTCGAGGCGCTGGATGAACGGGCTGATGAAGGCCTTCGTGGCGAGCTGAACACCCTGCTCGGTAATGATGACCTGGAGCCCCGACGAGGGGCTCTCGTCGAGGTGCAGCCTGAACTCGTTCAGAAGCTGCTCGGTCTCGGAGAACGGCAGTTCGAGGATCTCGGCGATGCGCTGGGTGGGAATGGGCGCGTGATGGACGAAGAGAAGTCCCTGCAACGCGGCGAGCAGGGTATCGCGATCCGGCCGCGGACCGGTCGGCAGGGGAAGCTGCTGCGGCTGGGCGGAGGGGTGCTGTGTCAGTTCATTGTCGGCGTTCATGCGTGTCTTGCAGTCTCGTTTCTGTCTTCAGCCGACGGCGGCCTCTTCGACGGAGTCTGCGGCCGATACCGGCCTGATCGTGATGGGCGAGAAGTTGTCGGCCTGGGCGATGTCGCACTCGCCAAGCTTGAACATCTCGAGGATGGCCATGAAGGAAAGAACGACGTCGTAGCGGTCCTTGCGGCCGCGGACGAGCTCGTTGAACGGAATTTCCCGCCGGTGGCGCAGATCGTTGAGGACCCGGCGGATCTCGTCGATTCGCGCCTCGAGGCCGATGCGGTCGACGACGACGCGATGGATCGGCGGATTCAGGCGCCGGCGGACCAGCCCCTCATACAGCGCGCGCAGATCGAACGCAGAGAGATTGATCTGGAGGATCTGCTCGGGCTGGAGTTCGTAACTGCCCGCCCGGGTGTAGATGCGCGAGTTTTTCCGCTCCATCTCCCGCAGATCGAGGGCCATGAGTTTGAAACGGCGATACTCGACGAGTTTGTCGACGAGCTCGCGACGGGCGTCTTCCTCGTAGGGAGCGGCATCGAGGTCCTCGTCGCCGGTCTCGATCTCGCCGGCCTGGGGCTTGTCGCGCGGAAGGAGCATGCGCGATTTGATCTCGAGCAGGGTCGCCGCCATGACGAGAAAGCCCGAGGCCACTTCCATGTCGAGAATCTCCATCATGTGAAGGTAGTCGAGATATTGGGCCGTAATGGTTGAGATCGGAATATCGTAGATGTTGACCTTCTGCTCTTCGATCAGGTGATACAACAGATCGAAGGGGCCCTCGAAGG harbors:
- the scpB gene encoding SMC-Scp complex subunit ScpB — protein: MNADNELTQHPSAQPQQLPLPTGPRPDRDTLLAALQGLLFVHHAPIPTQRIAEILELPFSETEQLLNEFRLHLDESPSSGLQVIITEQGVQLATKAFISPFIQRLEGQKLVSLSLPALETLAVIAFKQPITRAEIEAIRGVNCDGVVATLLEKKLIFVSGEKPVLGRPRLYSTTQDFLYYFGIRSLKELSLPEADLPGDLPPAESRDVTAEMDGERSLADDQAPTSADADAGPGDGGLAPERPPVAAPAEAPADAAPAPDSITLGIHPTKPGRENSES
- a CDS encoding segregation/condensation protein A, which codes for MSAYQVRLPAFEGPFDLLYHLIEEQKVNIYDIPISTITAQYLDYLHMMEILDMEVASGFLVMAATLLEIKSRMLLPRDKPQAGEIETGDEDLDAAPYEEDARRELVDKLVEYRRFKLMALDLREMERKNSRIYTRAGSYELQPEQILQINLSAFDLRALYEGLVRRRLNPPIHRVVVDRIGLEARIDEIRRVLNDLRHRREIPFNELVRGRKDRYDVVLSFMAILEMFKLGECDIAQADNFSPITIRPVSAADSVEEAAVG